The following proteins are co-located in the Bubalus bubalis isolate 160015118507 breed Murrah chromosome 21, NDDB_SH_1, whole genome shotgun sequence genome:
- the LOC102406835 gene encoding RNA exonuclease 1 homolog translates to MEGQLKENSYPFPHPKKPGGAVIFTAEEKKPKDSSCRICCRCGAEYLLSSSGRCVREEECYYHWGRLRQNRVAGGWETQYTCCSAAIGSTGCQVAKQHVQDGRKENLEGFVKTFEKELSGDAHPGVYALDCEMSYTTYGLELTCITVVDTDLQVVYDTFVRPDNEIVDYNTRFSGVTEADLADTSISLRDVQAVLLNMFSSDTVLIGHNLESDLLALKVIHSTVVDTSVLFPHCLGLPYKRSLRNLMADYLRQIIQGNVDGHSSSEDASACMHLVIWKI, encoded by the coding sequence ATGGAGGGCCAGCTCAAGGAGAATAGCTACCCCTTCCCACACCCCAAGAAGCCTGGTGGCGCCGTCATCTTCACAGCCGAGGAGAAGAAACCCAAGGACTCCTCCTGCAGGATCTGCTGCCGCTGCGGTGCCGAGTACCTCCTGTCCTCCTCTGGCCGCTGCGTGCGTGAGGAGGAGTGTTATTACCACTGGGGTCGTCTCCGCCAGAACCGAGTGGCCGGTGGCTGGGAGACTCAGTACACGTGCTGCTCAGCTGCCATAGGCTCTACGGGCTGTCAGGTCGCCAAGCAACATGTGCAGGATGGCCGGAAGGAAAACTTGGAAGGGTTCGTGAAGACTTTTGAGAAAGAGCTTTCAGGAGATGCGCATCCAGGAGTCTACGCCCTCGACTGTGAGATGTCCTACACCACATACGGCCTGGAGCTGACGTGCATCACAGTGGTGGACACGGACCTCCAGGTTGTGTATGACACCTTTGTCAGGCCAGACAACGAGATTGTCGACTATAACACTAGGTTTTCAGGAGTGACCGAGGCTGACCTAGCAGACACGAGCATCTCGCTCCGGGATGTCCAGGCCGTGTTGCTTAACATGTTCAGCTCAGACACCGTCCTCATCGGTCACAATCTGGAGAGCGACCTGCTGGCCTTGAAGGTCATCCATAGCACAGTGGTGGACACGTCTGTGTTATTCCCACATTGCCTGGGCCTCCCCTACAAGCGCTCCCTGCGGAATCTCATGGCCGACTACCTCAGACAGATCATCCAGGGCAATGTGGACGGGCACAGCTCCAGCGAGGATGCCAGTGCCTGCATGCACCTGGTGATCTGGAAGATCTGA